A single Armatimonadota bacterium DNA region contains:
- a CDS encoding O-methyltransferase: MPVDFLRLQVHLEAQVPPRPAELVSMESYAKDRGFPILGPASCQCCYVLAKAIGARSVFELGSGFGYSTAWFARAVDENGGGTVRHTVWDEDLSARAQRHLTSLGYLPKGSGARTEIEYSVAEAVGVLRADEGTYDIVFNDIDKTAYPETIEVVYPRLRPGGFFITDNVVWGGRVYDAGSQEESTVAIRDFCDRMTKDPRWACTTVPIRDGLFVALKL; the protein is encoded by the coding sequence ATGCCCGTCGACTTCCTCCGCCTGCAAGTCCACTTGGAAGCCCAAGTCCCTCCGCGGCCCGCTGAACTCGTCTCGATGGAGTCTTACGCCAAGGACCGGGGATTTCCGATCCTTGGCCCGGCCTCGTGCCAGTGTTGCTACGTCCTTGCGAAGGCGATCGGGGCAAGGTCGGTGTTCGAACTGGGGTCTGGTTTCGGCTATTCGACGGCCTGGTTCGCACGGGCCGTGGACGAAAACGGGGGAGGCACCGTACGTCACACGGTATGGGACGAAGACCTGTCGGCAAGGGCGCAACGGCACTTGACCTCCCTCGGCTACCTGCCAAAAGGGAGCGGGGCCCGGACGGAGATCGAGTACAGCGTGGCCGAGGCTGTCGGAGTGCTCCGAGCGGACGAAGGGACGTACGACATCGTGTTCAACGATATCGACAAGACCGCCTATCCGGAGACGATCGAAGTCGTCTATCCCCGGCTGAGGCCGGGAGGGTTCTTCATCACCGACAACGTGGTCTGGGGAGGCCGGGTGTACGACGCAGGGTCTCAGGAAGAGTCGACGGTCGCCATCCGGGACTTCTGCGACCGGATGACCAAGGATCCTCGCTGGGCCTGCACGACGGTGCCGATCCGTGACGGACTTTTCGTCGCTTTGAAACTCTAG
- the polA gene encoding DNA polymerase I, giving the protein MPKRLVVIDGYSLLFRAFYGTRFLSTSDGRPTNALFGFVNTLLQLFGELKPDAVVVALDAPGKTFRHAEFPEYKGTRRETPPELISQLETSREMISALNIPVMEIVGYEADDIVGTVSRLAEENGYDTTIVTGDRDNLQLVDHCVTVMMPGIRGAEATFYTPEAVKEKYGFEPVRLIDYKALAGDSSDNIPGVAGIGDKTATLLVQRFGPVEELRDRLSEVEEKYRKKIEPSVDQMMLCKMLATIDRNVPVEWDFAPFHIDVEHVHQVRAMVESLEFKSQAKRLEAALQPYMTDGAKDLVVMGPDTIEATLLGEAGFTVLNAWVGSQPFALTFADGNDQPSMFEEAAGREAYVAVGGEVRKAKFEDAVRLLLRAPGQARGHDLKPLYKTAAGRPEAAPGFDSMLAGYVLQSGRTHYDLDDLCGGYLDTRPRTPEQRAVGLLHLERAMRQKIAAEGQTEVLDGIELPLIPILADMELAGITVNRTYLEDFSKSLDVSIDQSRRTVYELAGTEFNIGSPKQLGEVLFEKMGIQGGKKTKTGWATGAEILVEIDHPIAQEVVNYRELTKLKSTYADALPRMIGADGRVHTTFNQTVAATGRLSSIDPNLQNIPVRTELGRQIRRAFESAPGTRLASFDYSQIELRVLAHMSLDPNLVEAFQKRVDVHTVTAALMFKVDEKDVTKDHRRLAKLLNYAVLYGVTDFGLANQLGEGFSRTEAAELIKQYYDRFPAVRAFTQGVIEDARAKGFTSTLCGRRRLFPDIHSANRGVRLYAERQAMNAPLQGTAADMIKLAMIQVHRDLAGSPHRMLLQVHDELVFEVAEPIGAGDPLLGRLKSHMEEALPLQVPVEVDGKLGPNWLEMTGL; this is encoded by the coding sequence ATGCCGAAGCGGCTCGTGGTCATCGACGGGTACAGCCTTTTGTTCCGGGCTTTTTATGGCACCCGCTTCCTGAGTACGAGCGACGGCCGACCGACGAACGCCCTCTTCGGCTTCGTGAACACCCTTCTCCAACTGTTCGGAGAACTGAAACCCGACGCGGTCGTCGTCGCTCTGGACGCGCCGGGCAAGACCTTTCGCCATGCCGAGTTTCCAGAGTACAAGGGCACCCGCCGCGAGACGCCGCCAGAACTGATCAGCCAGTTGGAGACCAGCCGCGAGATGATCTCCGCCCTCAACATCCCGGTCATGGAGATCGTGGGATACGAGGCCGACGACATCGTCGGAACCGTCAGCCGACTTGCCGAGGAGAACGGTTACGACACGACGATCGTCACGGGCGACCGCGACAACCTTCAACTCGTCGACCATTGCGTCACCGTCATGATGCCGGGCATCAGAGGGGCCGAAGCCACGTTCTACACTCCGGAAGCGGTGAAGGAAAAGTACGGGTTCGAGCCCGTACGCCTCATCGATTATAAGGCCCTCGCCGGCGACAGTAGCGACAACATCCCTGGGGTCGCCGGAATCGGCGACAAGACCGCGACGCTCCTCGTCCAACGCTTCGGACCGGTCGAAGAGCTCCGCGACCGACTGTCGGAAGTCGAAGAGAAGTACAGGAAGAAGATCGAACCGTCGGTCGACCAGATGATGCTGTGCAAGATGCTGGCGACGATCGACCGGAACGTCCCCGTCGAATGGGATTTCGCTCCCTTCCACATTGATGTCGAGCACGTCCACCAGGTCCGTGCGATGGTCGAATCGCTCGAGTTCAAGTCGCAGGCGAAGAGGCTCGAAGCGGCCCTCCAGCCGTACATGACGGACGGAGCCAAGGATCTGGTCGTGATGGGGCCCGATACCATCGAGGCGACCCTCCTCGGCGAAGCCGGCTTCACCGTCCTCAATGCCTGGGTGGGGTCGCAACCGTTCGCCCTGACGTTCGCAGACGGGAATGACCAGCCCTCGATGTTCGAAGAGGCCGCAGGCCGCGAGGCTTACGTGGCTGTCGGCGGGGAGGTCAGGAAGGCGAAGTTCGAGGACGCCGTCCGGCTCCTCCTTCGGGCGCCGGGCCAGGCACGGGGCCACGACCTCAAGCCGCTCTACAAAACGGCTGCAGGACGGCCCGAAGCCGCTCCCGGTTTCGATTCGATGCTTGCGGGATACGTCCTTCAGTCCGGGCGGACGCACTACGATCTGGACGACCTGTGCGGCGGATATCTGGACACCCGCCCAAGGACGCCTGAACAACGGGCGGTCGGCCTTCTTCACTTGGAAAGGGCGATGCGGCAGAAGATCGCTGCAGAGGGGCAGACCGAAGTCCTTGATGGTATCGAGCTACCCTTGATCCCGATCCTGGCCGACATGGAGCTGGCAGGGATCACCGTCAACCGGACGTATCTCGAGGACTTCAGTAAATCCCTCGACGTCTCGATCGACCAGTCCCGACGAACGGTGTACGAGCTGGCGGGAACGGAGTTCAACATCGGATCGCCGAAGCAACTCGGCGAAGTCCTCTTCGAAAAAATGGGGATCCAAGGCGGGAAGAAGACGAAGACGGGTTGGGCGACAGGGGCCGAGATTTTGGTCGAGATCGACCATCCGATCGCCCAGGAGGTCGTCAACTACCGTGAGCTCACGAAACTGAAAAGCACCTATGCCGACGCGCTTCCCAGGATGATCGGAGCTGACGGCCGGGTGCACACGACGTTCAACCAAACGGTCGCTGCGACCGGACGCCTCTCGAGCATCGACCCGAACCTCCAGAACATCCCTGTCCGGACCGAACTAGGGCGCCAGATCCGGCGCGCCTTCGAATCCGCTCCAGGAACGCGGCTCGCTTCGTTCGACTACAGCCAGATCGAACTGCGCGTCCTCGCCCACATGTCTCTTGACCCGAACCTCGTCGAAGCCTTCCAAAAGCGCGTCGACGTCCACACGGTCACAGCCGCCTTGATGTTCAAGGTGGACGAAAAGGACGTGACCAAGGACCATCGCCGATTAGCGAAACTGCTCAACTACGCCGTCCTTTACGGTGTGACCGACTTCGGACTCGCCAATCAGCTCGGCGAGGGGTTCTCTCGGACCGAAGCTGCGGAGTTGATCAAGCAGTACTACGACCGGTTCCCCGCCGTCCGCGCGTTCACGCAAGGAGTCATCGAGGACGCGCGTGCCAAAGGGTTCACTTCGACACTGTGCGGACGCAGAAGGCTTTTCCCGGACATCCATTCGGCCAACAGGGGCGTCCGTCTGTACGCCGAACGGCAAGCGATGAACGCCCCGCTCCAAGGGACCGCCGCCGACATGATCAAGCTCGCGATGATCCAGGTCCATCGAGACCTCGCCGGATCGCCCCACCGCATGCTGCTCCAAGTCCACGACGAACTCGTCTTCGAAGTCGCGGAGCCGATCGGTGCGGGCGACCCGTTGCTCGGTCGGCTCAAGAGCCATATGGAAGAGGCGCTTCCGTTGCAGGTCCCGGTCGAAGTCGACGGCAAGCTTGGACCGAACTGGCTGGAAATGACAGGACTCTGA
- a CDS encoding TfoX/Sxy family protein, producing MVYRPIRYEQMMKAAEGLDVRARRMFNGMAIYSGEKMFAYLVDEDIGLKLSPEDYEEALQIKGAEPLRADPQSEPMREYVRMPKAVLDDYDGFCDWVQKSAAYANKHTVH from the coding sequence ATGGTTTACCGGCCGATTCGCTACGAGCAGATGATGAAGGCCGCCGAAGGACTGGATGTCCGGGCACGGCGGATGTTCAACGGAATGGCGATCTACTCCGGGGAAAAGATGTTCGCCTACCTCGTCGACGAAGACATCGGACTCAAGCTCAGCCCTGAAGACTACGAGGAAGCGCTCCAGATCAAGGGAGCGGAACCGCTCCGGGCCGACCCCCAGTCCGAGCCGATGCGCGAGTACGTGCGGATGCCCAAAGCGGTCCTTGACGATTACGACGGATTCTGTGACTGGGTGCAGAAGAGCGCGGCGTACGCCAACAAGCACACTGTCCACTGA
- a CDS encoding AAA family ATPase, whose protein sequence is MTPASAALELLGRLETSVPKEEAKAHAYLAELRRTLETDAHAHAEAEEALKAFEEAYEKLTAPANKIGVFLKTVDDAFALVVLGDTEYVANVDPKIDRRELQTGVRVRLNDAYAVTGVLPAGETGHVTKVAEALDDGRIRVGTDPQNQQGRLLFRSEGLKEAKIKPGDEVRTDSSGRVAVEHFAHQETREYFMEEVPPIAWDQVGGQDEAIALIRETIEHPLLYPDLYRKFDKKPIKGILLYGPPGCGKTLLGKAVAHNLAKEYSERSGQEVKECFLHISGPKVLNMWLGETERMVREIFASAREQAKDGRLVVLFIDEAESILRTRSSGRWLNISNTVVPQFCAEMDGMVGADNVVLILTSNRPDYIDPAILRPERIDRKVKVNRPDKEASRDILGIYLHDRLPLEPALVKEHVEPECARLALIESTLAFLWRSDRDTEFMRVQMRNGTTKTLHWRDMVSGALLKSIVDRAKDAAIRRAVSAEGADDQTGLREEDLHEAVAAEYRENEIFPKSDAVEDWLKLLDFEPETVVNVKTVRTESGDTFVRKTVV, encoded by the coding sequence ATGACTCCAGCATCGGCGGCCCTTGAACTTCTCGGACGCCTGGAAACATCAGTTCCCAAGGAGGAGGCGAAGGCCCATGCCTACTTAGCCGAGCTTCGTCGCACCTTAGAGACCGACGCCCACGCTCATGCGGAAGCAGAAGAAGCCCTAAAAGCTTTTGAAGAGGCCTACGAAAAGTTGACGGCGCCCGCCAACAAGATCGGCGTGTTCCTGAAGACCGTCGACGACGCCTTCGCGCTCGTCGTCTTGGGAGACACCGAGTACGTCGCCAACGTCGATCCTAAGATCGACCGCAGAGAACTCCAGACCGGGGTGCGGGTGCGCCTGAACGACGCCTATGCCGTGACGGGAGTCCTGCCCGCTGGCGAGACGGGCCATGTCACGAAGGTCGCCGAGGCCTTGGACGACGGTCGCATCCGGGTCGGAACCGATCCTCAAAACCAGCAAGGGCGGCTGCTGTTCCGCAGCGAAGGCCTGAAGGAAGCGAAGATCAAGCCAGGCGACGAGGTCCGGACCGACAGTTCGGGTCGCGTCGCCGTCGAGCATTTCGCCCACCAAGAGACCCGCGAGTACTTCATGGAGGAGGTGCCTCCGATCGCGTGGGACCAAGTCGGCGGGCAGGACGAAGCCATCGCGCTGATCCGCGAAACGATCGAACATCCGTTGCTCTATCCCGACCTGTACAGGAAGTTCGACAAGAAGCCGATCAAAGGCATCCTTCTCTACGGGCCTCCGGGTTGCGGCAAGACGTTGCTCGGGAAGGCCGTCGCCCACAACTTGGCCAAGGAGTACTCCGAACGGTCGGGACAAGAGGTCAAGGAGTGTTTCCTCCATATCAGCGGCCCTAAAGTCCTCAACATGTGGCTGGGCGAGACAGAACGGATGGTCCGCGAGATCTTTGCGTCAGCCCGTGAGCAGGCGAAAGACGGCCGGCTCGTCGTGCTCTTCATCGACGAGGCGGAATCGATCCTGCGCACGCGGTCCAGCGGCCGGTGGCTGAACATCAGCAACACCGTCGTGCCACAGTTCTGCGCCGAGATGGACGGCATGGTCGGGGCCGACAACGTCGTCTTGATCCTGACGTCGAACCGCCCGGACTACATCGACCCGGCGATCCTGAGGCCTGAGAGGATCGACCGTAAGGTGAAGGTCAATCGGCCCGACAAAGAGGCGTCGCGCGACATCCTGGGCATCTACCTGCACGACAGGCTCCCCCTCGAACCTGCACTCGTCAAAGAGCACGTCGAACCGGAATGCGCCCGTCTGGCCCTGATCGAGTCGACCCTTGCTTTCCTATGGCGTTCGGACAGAGACACCGAGTTCATGCGCGTTCAAATGAGGAACGGGACGACGAAGACGCTCCATTGGCGTGACATGGTCAGCGGAGCCCTGTTAAAGTCCATCGTCGACCGGGCTAAAGACGCCGCGATCCGAAGGGCGGTTTCCGCCGAGGGTGCGGACGACCAGACCGGTCTCCGAGAAGAGGACCTGCACGAAGCCGTGGCCGCTGAATACCGGGAGAACGAGATTTTCCCGAAGTCGGACGCGGTCGAAGATTGGCTCAAACTGCTCGACTTCGAACCGGAGACCGTCGTCAACGTGAAGACCGTCCGCACGGAATCCGGTGACACGTTCGTCCGCAAGACCGTCGTCTGA